One window from the genome of Spirosoma rhododendri encodes:
- the kdpA gene encoding potassium-transporting ATPase subunit KdpA, which translates to MTSEWIGIFAMYGLTVLLAIPLGKYIANVFAGKPNRTGGPVFDFMRPLERLIYRLGGIDETQEMSWKASLVALLTINAVWLVYAFSLLLTQGSLPLNPDGNPSMTPDLAFNTAISFLVNCDLQHYSGESGATYLTQIGVFNFLMFMSAATGIAALILIVRSFLPKSVDTVGNFYVYFVKSITRILLPFSLLLSIVLVFNGTPASFDGKDSVVTMQGDTVGVSRGPAAALIGIKHIGTNGGGYFGANSAHPLENPNYLTNMAEMIAQVILPIAMIFALGFLINRKKFAWMIYGVMTVGMLMLLVPTLISELHGNPAIARMGVAQPTGAMEGKEVRFGPLASGYWSIVTTIISTGSVNSMHDSSMPVSGMMQLLGMMTGAFYGGCGVGILNFYYFLIIAVFISGLMVGRTPEFFGRKVEAREIKIASIVALVSTLLVKGGTALAAWLFVNYPNADWAVKPSAWLNNPGYHGFSEMLYEFTSANANNGSGFEGLGDNNFFWNYATGIVLLLGRFLPIIGPVAIAGLLARKKYVPESSGTLPTDNGTFGLMVFAVIMIITALSFFPALTLGPLAEYFSLK; encoded by the coding sequence ATGACTTCCGAATGGATTGGGATATTCGCCATGTACGGCCTGACCGTGCTGCTGGCCATCCCGCTGGGCAAGTACATCGCGAACGTGTTCGCCGGAAAGCCCAACCGCACCGGCGGACCGGTATTTGATTTTATGCGGCCGCTCGAACGGCTGATTTACCGGCTCGGCGGCATCGACGAAACGCAGGAGATGAGCTGGAAAGCCAGCCTTGTCGCCCTGCTGACGATCAACGCTGTGTGGCTGGTGTACGCGTTTTCGCTCCTGCTGACGCAGGGAAGCCTGCCGCTCAACCCCGACGGGAACCCGTCGATGACGCCTGACCTGGCATTCAACACCGCGATCAGCTTCCTGGTCAACTGCGATTTGCAGCACTACTCCGGCGAATCGGGGGCCACGTATCTGACGCAGATCGGGGTGTTCAACTTCCTGATGTTTATGTCGGCCGCAACCGGTATTGCCGCGCTGATTCTGATTGTCCGGTCGTTTCTGCCCAAAAGCGTCGATACGGTCGGTAATTTTTACGTCTACTTCGTCAAATCGATCACACGGATTCTGCTGCCGTTCTCGCTGCTGCTATCTATCGTGCTGGTATTCAACGGGACACCCGCCAGCTTCGACGGTAAAGACAGCGTCGTGACTATGCAGGGCGATACGGTTGGCGTGTCGCGGGGGCCGGCGGCTGCGCTGATCGGTATCAAACACATCGGGACCAACGGTGGGGGTTACTTCGGGGCCAACTCGGCGCATCCGCTCGAAAACCCCAACTACCTGACCAACATGGCCGAGATGATCGCGCAGGTGATTCTGCCGATTGCGATGATCTTCGCGCTGGGTTTCCTGATAAACCGGAAAAAATTCGCCTGGATGATCTACGGCGTAATGACGGTTGGGATGCTGATGCTGCTCGTACCGACGCTCATCAGCGAACTGCACGGCAACCCCGCCATTGCCCGCATGGGTGTTGCCCAGCCGACGGGCGCGATGGAAGGCAAAGAGGTTCGTTTCGGACCGCTGGCGTCGGGCTACTGGAGCATCGTCACGACAATCATCTCGACGGGTTCGGTCAACTCCATGCACGATTCATCAATGCCGGTGTCGGGAATGATGCAACTGCTGGGTATGATGACCGGCGCCTTCTACGGCGGCTGTGGCGTCGGTATCCTGAACTTCTATTACTTCCTGATTATCGCGGTCTTTATTTCGGGCCTGATGGTAGGCCGGACACCGGAGTTCTTCGGTCGAAAAGTCGAAGCGCGGGAGATCAAGATCGCGTCGATTGTCGCGCTGGTCAGTACGCTGCTCGTCAAGGGTGGCACGGCACTGGCGGCCTGGCTGTTCGTCAACTACCCCAACGCTGATTGGGCGGTGAAGCCGTCGGCTTGGCTGAATAACCCCGGCTACCACGGTTTTTCGGAGATGCTCTACGAGTTCACGTCGGCCAACGCCAACAACGGCTCCGGCTTTGAAGGACTGGGCGACAACAACTTTTTCTGGAACTATGCTACGGGTATCGTGCTGCTGCTGGGTCGTTTCCTGCCAATCATCGGCCCCGTCGCGATTGCGGGTCTGCTGGCCCGGAAGAAGTACGTGCCTGAATCGAGCGGTACGCTGCCAACCGACAACGGTACATTCGGGCTGATGGTCTTCGCAGTTATCATGATCATCACCGCGCTGTCGTTCTTCCCCGCTCTCACGCTGGGTCCGCTGGCCGAGTATTTCAGCCTGAAGTGA
- a CDS encoding potassium-transporting ATPase subunit F, with amino-acid sequence MITLLFVVALLVFAYMLYVLIKPEKF; translated from the coding sequence ATGATTACTCTCCTCTTCGTCGTAGCCCTGCTGGTGTTTGCCTACATGCTCTACGTGCTCATCAAACCGGAAAAATTCTAG
- a CDS encoding sigma-54-dependent transcriptional regulator: MPATILLIDDEPRLRSLLARILSLEEYRVLEAEDARSGLKTLERETVELVISDVKLPDKNGIALAEEIKKRYPATEIIVLTAYGTIADGVTAIKNGAFDYIVKGDDNEKIIPLVSRAVEKAQLQFRIQRLEAQVNKQYSFDPIVGQSRVIQQAVDLARRVAVTDTTVLLMGETGTGKEVFARAIHGGSPRRKGPFVAINCGALGKDILESELFGHRAGAFTGASRDQKGLFAEADKGTIFLDEIGEMPLDLQAKLLRVLETHEFLRVGDTRPTHTDVRVVAATNRHLAQEAEVGHFRLDLYYRLSVFSIDLPPLRERLGDVPVLAEQFARQEAAKIGRRDVRLSDGFVQRLKQHYWKGNIRELKNIIERAVILSDSSELTPDLLPYDMQTGAAAEPSNDADTFDLATRERQLIRRALRHTNGNKTEAARLLGIGLTSLYRKLAEMDADTPTS; encoded by the coding sequence TTGCCTGCTACCATCCTCCTCATCGACGACGAACCCCGCCTGCGCAGTTTATTGGCCCGTATCCTGAGCCTGGAAGAGTACAGGGTGCTGGAAGCGGAGGACGCCCGCAGTGGCCTGAAAACCCTCGAACGCGAAACGGTTGAGCTGGTCATCAGCGATGTCAAGCTGCCCGACAAAAACGGAATTGCCCTCGCGGAAGAAATCAAAAAGCGGTACCCGGCCACCGAAATTATCGTTTTGACCGCTTACGGAACCATCGCCGATGGGGTGACGGCCATCAAAAACGGCGCGTTCGATTACATCGTCAAAGGCGACGACAACGAGAAAATAATCCCGCTCGTGAGCCGGGCTGTCGAGAAAGCGCAGTTGCAGTTCAGGATTCAGCGGCTGGAAGCGCAGGTCAACAAGCAGTACAGTTTCGACCCCATCGTGGGGCAGTCGCGGGTCATTCAGCAGGCCGTCGACCTCGCCCGTCGCGTTGCCGTGACCGATACGACGGTGCTGCTGATGGGCGAAACCGGTACGGGAAAAGAAGTGTTTGCGCGAGCGATTCACGGTGGTAGCCCCCGCCGGAAAGGCCCGTTTGTCGCGATAAACTGCGGAGCGCTGGGTAAAGATATTCTGGAAAGCGAACTGTTTGGCCACCGCGCCGGTGCCTTTACCGGTGCCAGTCGTGACCAGAAAGGGCTGTTTGCGGAAGCAGACAAGGGAACGATTTTTCTGGATGAAATCGGGGAGATGCCGCTCGATTTACAGGCCAAGCTGCTGCGCGTGCTGGAAACGCACGAGTTTCTGCGCGTTGGCGATACCAGACCTACCCATACCGACGTGCGCGTTGTGGCGGCCACGAACCGGCATCTGGCGCAGGAAGCCGAGGTGGGCCATTTCCGGCTCGATTTATACTATCGACTATCGGTATTCAGCATTGACCTGCCCCCCCTGCGTGAGCGGCTCGGCGACGTTCCCGTACTGGCCGAGCAGTTTGCCCGGCAGGAAGCCGCCAAGATTGGTCGGCGCGACGTTCGGCTGAGCGATGGGTTTGTGCAGCGGCTGAAACAGCACTACTGGAAAGGCAACATCCGCGAGCTAAAAAACATCATCGAACGGGCCGTTATCCTGTCGGACTCATCGGAGCTGACGCCTGATCTGCTGCCCTACGACATGCAGACGGGAGCAGCCGCAGAGCCGTCGAACGATGCTGACACGTTCGACCTTGCCACGCGTGAACGGCAACTGATTCGCCGGGCACTGCGCCATACCAACGGCAACAAAACCGAAGCCGCCCGTCTGCTCGGTATCGGCCTGACGAGCCTGTACCGCAAACTGGCCGAAATGGACGCCGATACGCCGACGTCCTGA